From one Streptomyces sp. NBC_01478 genomic stretch:
- a CDS encoding alpha/beta fold hydrolase, translated as MTSLNVVGRFFDVQGGQVYAHVHEGDGPALVFLHYYGGSRRTWIPVLRLLDPGQGFVAYDQRGWGDSTSVPGPYGLEQLADDAQRVIDALGYSDYVLVGHSMGGKVAQILAARKPAGLRGAVLVAPAPPAPIGVTEQMQEMALHAYESEEGILQGIDLMMTRGGLTPELRRQVVEDSMRGGEQARLAWSRQGMVQDVSAGVSAIEVPVLVLAGSHDKVDPPTVLADHLLPLIPTATLTVLKDTGHLSPLEVPDQVAEHIGAFVAQM; from the coding sequence ATGACTTCGCTGAATGTGGTGGGCCGCTTCTTCGACGTACAGGGCGGCCAGGTGTACGCCCACGTCCATGAGGGTGACGGTCCGGCGCTGGTCTTCCTGCACTACTACGGAGGCTCCCGGCGCACCTGGATCCCGGTGCTGCGGCTGCTGGATCCCGGACAGGGCTTCGTGGCCTACGACCAGCGTGGATGGGGCGACTCCACGAGCGTGCCGGGACCTTACGGCCTGGAGCAGCTCGCGGACGACGCGCAGCGGGTCATCGATGCGCTCGGATACTCCGACTACGTGCTCGTCGGACACTCCATGGGCGGCAAGGTGGCCCAGATACTGGCCGCACGCAAGCCCGCCGGGTTGCGGGGAGCCGTCCTCGTGGCGCCCGCACCGCCCGCGCCGATCGGGGTGACCGAGCAGATGCAGGAGATGGCTCTCCACGCCTACGAGAGCGAGGAGGGGATTCTTCAGGGTATCGACCTGATGATGACCCGCGGCGGGCTGACTCCCGAGCTGCGCCGGCAGGTGGTCGAGGACAGTATGCGCGGCGGCGAGCAGGCGCGTCTTGCATGGTCGCGCCAGGGCATGGTCCAGGACGTGTCGGCCGGCGTCTCAGCCATCGAGGTGCCGGTGCTGGTTCTCGCGGGCAGCCACGACAAGGTCGACCCGCCGACCGTGCTTGCCGACCACCTGCTGCCGCTGATCCCGACCGCCACGCTGACCGTTCTGAAGGACACCGGCCACCTCTCGCCCCTTGAGGTACCCGACCAAGTGGCCGAACACATCGGCGCATTCGTCGCCCAGATGTAG
- a CDS encoding helix-turn-helix domain-containing protein, protein MADFGSPDVVDVSYDNPDQPRLGLEILSFATLRERLLPPVVAAPNRPDFHQLTLVTRGEGTALIDFVGYPCAPGTLLHVRPGQVQRFPAGPQGGIADLDATLVVFTPAFPPPVPASAAVIDEGLSPAAFSLSAVEYRAMSVAVAEIAAEYGTLAERDASQTELTVELLRQLVAALLVRIARLPHPGEWNPAAGGEVFRAFRGELERMFATRRRAAQYATHLGYSPRTLTRACLAATGRTAKDLIDDRVALEAKRLLVHTGLPVASIGRMLGFTEPTNFGKFFERTAGATPGAFRAIQR, encoded by the coding sequence ATGGCTGATTTTGGAAGCCCGGACGTTGTCGACGTCAGCTACGACAATCCGGATCAGCCCCGGCTGGGGCTGGAGATTTTATCCTTCGCGACGTTGCGTGAGCGGCTGTTGCCGCCTGTCGTGGCGGCGCCCAACCGTCCGGACTTCCATCAACTGACCCTGGTCACCCGCGGCGAGGGCACCGCGTTGATCGACTTTGTGGGTTACCCGTGTGCTCCGGGGACTCTGCTGCATGTGCGTCCTGGTCAGGTGCAGCGTTTCCCTGCGGGTCCTCAGGGAGGCATCGCGGATCTTGATGCGACCCTGGTGGTGTTCACGCCCGCCTTCCCGCCGCCGGTGCCTGCCAGTGCAGCCGTCATCGACGAGGGGCTCAGCCCTGCCGCTTTCTCACTGTCTGCGGTGGAGTACCGGGCCATGTCGGTGGCGGTGGCCGAGATAGCGGCGGAATACGGCACGCTGGCCGAGCGGGACGCTTCGCAGACGGAACTCACTGTGGAACTGCTGCGGCAGCTTGTCGCTGCGCTGCTGGTACGCATTGCTCGGCTGCCGCACCCTGGTGAATGGAACCCTGCGGCGGGGGGCGAGGTGTTCCGTGCCTTCCGCGGCGAGCTGGAACGCATGTTCGCCACGAGGCGCCGTGCCGCCCAGTACGCCACGCACCTCGGTTACTCGCCGCGGACGCTCACGCGGGCCTGTCTGGCCGCTACGGGCCGTACCGCGAAGGATCTCATCGACGACCGTGTCGCCCTGGAAGCCAAGCGGCTGCTGGTTCATACCGGCCTTCCAGTCGCGTCCATCGGGCGCATGCTGGGTTTCACGGAACCCACCAACTTCGGGAAGTTCTTCGAGCGGACGGCGGGTGCCACTCCCGGGGCATTCCGTGCCATACAGCGCTGA
- a CDS encoding helix-turn-helix domain-containing protein, whose product MGRQEKPISSTVPAVVVLAEYLRGQRRQAGLTYSQLAGFSTHDKTTLSRAASGRTTPGEGVVLDFVRVCAAAQGHSPDEALAEARRLWRVARYEERRADSGTRRPQAPAVEVIADRAEMSAALCELYEKAGAPSFQRMEELAGGYGKLPHSTAHRIVRRGRVPCSVRQLTGFLDACGVAGVEQRPWIDAWHKVRQDSTAVAPQLPHPTDAADLRRLTVEGKNRSTGRGMPGRTEARSASLCTHHDVVVPHCFAL is encoded by the coding sequence ATGGGGCGGCAGGAGAAGCCGATCAGCAGCACTGTTCCTGCCGTCGTTGTCCTCGCAGAGTACCTGCGAGGACAACGACGGCAGGCCGGGCTGACCTACAGTCAGCTCGCCGGATTCAGCACCCACGACAAGACCACCCTCAGCCGGGCCGCGTCGGGCAGGACAACTCCCGGCGAGGGCGTCGTCCTCGACTTCGTCCGCGTATGCGCTGCTGCGCAGGGCCACAGCCCCGATGAAGCCCTCGCCGAAGCCCGTAGGCTGTGGCGCGTGGCCCGGTATGAAGAGCGACGGGCCGACAGTGGTACTCGGCGGCCGCAGGCTCCTGCGGTCGAAGTCATCGCCGACCGGGCCGAGATGAGCGCGGCGCTGTGTGAACTGTACGAGAAGGCCGGTGCCCCCTCGTTCCAGCGGATGGAGGAACTGGCTGGCGGCTACGGAAAACTGCCGCACAGCACGGCACACCGCATCGTCCGGCGGGGAAGGGTTCCTTGCAGCGTGCGGCAGCTCACGGGGTTCCTGGATGCTTGTGGCGTCGCGGGGGTCGAGCAGCGGCCGTGGATCGATGCCTGGCATAAGGTCCGCCAGGACAGCACCGCCGTGGCTCCCCAACTACCGCACCCGACCGACGCGGCCGATCTGCGCAGACTGACTGTAGAAGGCAAGAACCGCAGTACCGGACGTGGAATGCCCGGCCGTACTGAGGCTCGTTCCGCCAGCCTCTGCACGCACCACGATGTAGTCGTCCCCCATTGCTTCGCGCTGTGA
- a CDS encoding TetR/AcrR family transcriptional regulator has protein sequence MPRISTDRRSRVRRAIIDAAADCFARKGFAATSMPEICAAANMSVGGIYRHFASREDLINAVFEAIRAPVVAALDEAAQGPDVLDTAEVIDLVHNTLIQSAPGSAPRLIVGQFWAELLRDPTHPGPHQPLATALHAALTRLVARANPDAPEPERLAVALIAAGMGVFLTQSIVDAKASTRELIDAMSVLLRHGPTLT, from the coding sequence ATGCCTCGTATATCGACTGACCGACGCTCGCGCGTACGTCGTGCCATCATCGACGCCGCCGCGGACTGCTTCGCGCGCAAGGGCTTCGCCGCCACGTCTATGCCGGAGATCTGTGCGGCGGCGAACATGTCCGTGGGTGGCATCTACCGCCACTTCGCGAGCAGGGAAGACCTGATCAATGCAGTGTTCGAGGCCATCCGCGCACCAGTCGTCGCAGCCCTCGACGAGGCCGCGCAGGGCCCTGATGTCCTCGACACAGCGGAAGTGATCGACCTCGTGCACAACACTCTGATACAGAGTGCGCCAGGCTCGGCACCGCGGCTTATAGTGGGTCAGTTCTGGGCTGAACTCCTCCGGGATCCGACCCACCCCGGCCCGCACCAGCCGCTGGCTACGGCGCTGCACGCAGCGCTGACCCGACTCGTCGCACGGGCGAATCCGGACGCCCCTGAACCCGAGCGGCTCGCCGTCGCCCTGATAGCGGCAGGCATGGGGGTTTTCCTTACCCAGAGCATTGTCGATGCGAAGGCGTCGACCCGCGAACTGATCGACGCAATGTCAGTACTCCTCCGACACGGCCCGACCCTGACCTGA
- a CDS encoding SgcJ/EcaC family oxidoreductase: MTTDAHLSVFEQLDLPDTSLTRDTFAFAEQATPAFIHDHCVRSYVFARAHAQNKGLRAGTDYDDELLFVACVLHDLGLSEEGSNGDQRFEVDGADIAAAFLRERGVEEERIAVVWDAIALHTTDGIASRKGTEVALAHLGIATDILGIQRESLPAGLADEVHALLPRQDLAHGFSDIIITQGLAKPRKASPTTFIGDLVRRHLPYGAYPTWYDLIDAAGWGDKPVGVTARRRAETPQQLGAMYMEYLEAGDVEGLVSLYEPNAHFVPTPGNHLVGTDAIRQAMQQMVDSGAHLKLEMREIRQVDDVALVSNTATLTGVGPEPVVTTTTEILRRQPGGGWVHVVDDPFFN; this comes from the coding sequence ATGACCACCGACGCACACCTGTCCGTGTTCGAGCAGCTCGACCTCCCCGACACGAGCCTCACCCGGGACACATTCGCCTTTGCTGAACAGGCCACGCCTGCCTTCATTCACGATCACTGCGTCCGCAGCTACGTCTTCGCCCGCGCCCATGCCCAGAACAAGGGTCTGCGCGCCGGTACCGACTACGACGACGAACTGCTGTTCGTCGCTTGCGTCCTGCACGACCTGGGACTGAGCGAGGAGGGCAGCAACGGCGATCAGCGTTTCGAGGTCGACGGCGCCGACATCGCAGCGGCGTTCCTCCGCGAGCGTGGTGTCGAAGAAGAGCGTATCGCCGTCGTCTGGGACGCCATCGCCCTGCACACCACGGACGGCATCGCCTCGCGCAAGGGCACGGAGGTGGCGCTGGCCCACTTGGGTATCGCCACCGACATCCTCGGAATCCAGCGTGAGAGCCTTCCTGCCGGCCTCGCCGACGAAGTGCACGCCCTGCTGCCGCGTCAGGACCTGGCCCACGGGTTCAGCGACATCATCATCACCCAGGGCCTGGCCAAGCCCCGGAAGGCGTCCCCGACGACCTTCATCGGCGACCTGGTGCGCCGCCACCTGCCCTACGGCGCCTATCCCACCTGGTACGACCTGATCGACGCGGCCGGTTGGGGCGACAAGCCGGTCGGTGTCACCGCCCGCCGCCGTGCCGAGACGCCCCAGCAGTTGGGGGCCATGTACATGGAGTACCTGGAGGCCGGTGACGTCGAGGGTCTGGTGTCGCTGTACGAGCCGAACGCCCACTTCGTCCCCACTCCCGGAAATCACCTGGTGGGCACGGACGCCATCCGCCAGGCCATGCAGCAGATGGTCGACAGCGGTGCCCACCTCAAGCTCGAAATGCGCGAGATCCGACAGGTCGACGACGTCGCTCTGGTGTCGAACACCGCCACCCTCACCGGGGTCGGACCGGAGCCGGTGGTCACCACCACCACCGAGATTCTCCGACGCCAGCCGGGCGGCGGCTGGGTTCACGTCGTGGACGACCCGTTCTTCAACTGA
- a CDS encoding alpha/beta fold hydrolase — translation MPYADVNGARLYFEDSGGEGPVVVFSHGNLMDRDMWVHQVQALAEDFRVVVWDERLHGRTEDDGKTYTYWDSAADLIGLLDHLDVQQATLVGHSQGGFLSMRAALVAPDRVKSLVLIDTTSVAWPPEALAQMRGASEGLRGAGPEAVAPVLLGILLGHPAIHDQWLAKWKTQPRERLADAVQVLMGADDITGRLDEITVPALVVHGDADQPIPYPLGQKLAGELSGAQELVTVTGAGHTPNLTHPDRVNPALVSFLRRYA, via the coding sequence ATGCCGTACGCAGACGTCAACGGTGCCCGCCTGTACTTCGAGGACAGCGGTGGTGAGGGCCCGGTCGTGGTCTTCAGCCACGGCAACCTCATGGACCGTGACATGTGGGTGCACCAGGTCCAGGCCCTGGCCGAGGACTTCCGGGTCGTCGTGTGGGACGAGCGGCTGCACGGCCGGACCGAGGACGACGGAAAGACCTACACCTACTGGGACTCGGCCGCCGACCTGATCGGGCTCCTGGATCACCTGGACGTGCAGCAGGCGACGCTGGTGGGGCATTCGCAGGGCGGCTTTCTGTCGATGCGAGCCGCCCTGGTGGCGCCTGACCGGGTCAAGTCCCTGGTGCTCATCGACACGACGTCGGTCGCCTGGCCACCCGAGGCGCTGGCGCAGATGCGCGGTGCGTCCGAGGGACTCCGCGGCGCGGGTCCGGAGGCAGTGGCCCCGGTATTGCTGGGGATACTGCTCGGACACCCCGCGATCCACGATCAGTGGCTGGCGAAGTGGAAGACGCAGCCGCGTGAACGGCTCGCCGACGCGGTGCAGGTACTGATGGGAGCGGATGACATCACCGGCCGGCTCGATGAGATCACGGTGCCCGCTTTGGTCGTCCACGGCGACGCGGACCAGCCGATCCCGTACCCGTTGGGCCAGAAACTGGCCGGGGAACTCTCCGGTGCCCAGGAGCTGGTCACCGTGACCGGGGCCGGACACACGCCGAACCTCACTCATCCCGACCGCGTCAACCCGGCGTTGGTCAGCTTCCTTCGCCGGTACGCCTGA
- a CDS encoding GlxA family transcriptional regulator → MNKHRVMVLAIDGVLPMDLGIPTQIFNARPNTPYELTVCGDTEEAVTTSAGFTLGLTAGLEALAEADTIIVPGVEDFRRPPRPRVRAALKLAGRAGIRIASICTGAFAVASAGLLDGRTVTTHWASADDLEKLYPRLRVDRNVLYIDNDTILTSAGFTAGIDLCLHLVRKDLGAAVANDIARDIVAAPHRDGGQAQYISRSLPTPQATTLAGTRERALLHLEEDLTIPHLADHAGVSPRTLTRLWRQETGVSPHQWLLTARINRARELLETTDLQVEQIAVRCGLGSGANMRARFRDALDVTPTAYRRTFQHRAA, encoded by the coding sequence ATGAACAAGCATCGGGTCATGGTCCTGGCGATCGACGGCGTGCTGCCCATGGATCTGGGGATCCCCACGCAGATCTTCAACGCCCGTCCGAACACCCCTTACGAGCTCACCGTGTGCGGCGACACCGAGGAGGCCGTGACCACGAGCGCCGGTTTCACCCTCGGGCTGACCGCGGGTCTCGAGGCGCTCGCCGAAGCGGACACGATCATCGTCCCGGGCGTCGAGGACTTCCGGCGCCCTCCGCGCCCACGGGTGAGGGCCGCTCTCAAGCTCGCCGGCCGCGCCGGGATACGCATCGCTTCCATCTGCACCGGCGCCTTCGCCGTCGCCTCGGCCGGACTGCTCGACGGCCGCACCGTCACCACCCACTGGGCCAGCGCGGACGACCTCGAAAAGCTCTACCCCCGGCTGCGCGTCGACCGCAACGTCCTCTACATCGACAACGACACCATCCTGACCTCCGCGGGATTTACGGCCGGCATCGACCTGTGTCTGCACCTGGTCCGCAAAGACCTCGGCGCGGCCGTCGCGAACGACATCGCCAGGGACATCGTCGCCGCCCCGCACCGCGACGGCGGCCAGGCCCAGTACATCAGCAGGAGCCTCCCCACCCCCCAGGCCACCACGCTCGCCGGCACCCGTGAACGGGCCCTGCTCCACCTCGAAGAGGACCTCACCATCCCCCACCTCGCCGACCATGCCGGCGTCTCCCCGCGCACCCTGACCCGCCTGTGGCGCCAGGAAACCGGCGTCAGCCCCCACCAGTGGCTCCTGACCGCCCGCATCAACCGCGCGCGAGAACTCCTGGAGACCACCGACCTCCAGGTGGAACAGATCGCCGTCCGGTGCGGCCTCGGCAGCGGCGCCAACATGCGCGCCCGTTTCCGTGACGCACTCGACGTCACGCCCACGGCCTATCGCCGCACCTTCCAGCACCGGGCCGCCTGA
- a CDS encoding SDR family NAD(P)-dependent oxidoreductase produces MTTQRTALVTGGGSGIGRAAAELLADQGWSVMITGRREDPLREIAKGRDSIAVHVGDVSADGSARDMVQATLAEFGRLDALVNNAGMLSPVGTAEITADHLDALFRTNVHGPVQLVAAAADALADGGSIVNVTSAIAHKPTGGPLYYAASKSTLGYLTRCWAAELAPRKIRVNAIAPGPTESDILSTIANPEVVEQIKAAEAASLPLKRRGTAAEVARWIVALADPDASWVTGQILAVDGGMSVG; encoded by the coding sequence ATGACGACGCAACGCACTGCTCTCGTTACCGGTGGTGGCAGCGGGATCGGGCGAGCTGCCGCCGAACTGCTGGCTGACCAAGGGTGGTCGGTGATGATCACTGGCCGCCGTGAGGACCCGCTGCGCGAGATAGCGAAAGGACGTGACTCGATAGCGGTGCACGTCGGGGATGTCTCCGCCGATGGCTCCGCGAGGGACATGGTCCAGGCAACCCTCGCTGAGTTCGGACGGCTGGACGCGCTGGTCAACAACGCGGGCATGCTTTCTCCCGTAGGCACGGCGGAGATCACCGCCGACCACCTGGACGCGCTGTTCCGTACCAACGTGCACGGCCCGGTCCAGCTGGTGGCCGCAGCTGCGGACGCACTGGCCGACGGTGGCAGCATCGTCAACGTCACCAGCGCCATCGCGCACAAACCCACCGGCGGGCCGCTCTACTACGCCGCGAGCAAGTCCACGCTGGGGTATCTGACGCGTTGCTGGGCAGCAGAACTGGCCCCGCGTAAAATCCGGGTCAACGCGATCGCGCCCGGCCCGACCGAGTCCGACATTCTCTCCACGATCGCCAACCCGGAGGTGGTCGAGCAGATCAAGGCGGCCGAGGCCGCGAGTCTGCCGCTCAAGCGCCGTGGAACCGCCGCGGAGGTCGCACGGTGGATCGTTGCCCTGGCCGACCCGGACGCTTCCTGGGTGACCGGCCAGATCCTGGCCGTCGATGGCGGGATGTCGGTCGGATGA
- a CDS encoding YybH family protein: MSTPITDLAQLPPAFEKAMNSGNLDEVLNLLAPGAVMRTVTGETVTGQALRDYAAGSIAGKAQLSNGPSRIVAGDGIAFVTEEWTLEITTPDGNRKKATGASANVARLGEDGTWRYAILNPLGTA; the protein is encoded by the coding sequence ATGTCGACTCCCATTACCGACCTGGCGCAGCTCCCCCCGGCCTTCGAGAAGGCCATGAACTCCGGGAACCTCGATGAGGTCCTGAACCTGCTCGCTCCCGGTGCCGTCATGCGTACCGTCACCGGTGAGACCGTCACCGGCCAGGCGCTGCGCGACTACGCGGCCGGGTCGATCGCCGGCAAGGCCCAGCTGTCCAACGGCCCGTCGCGCATCGTGGCTGGCGACGGCATTGCGTTTGTCACCGAGGAGTGGACCCTCGAGATCACCACTCCCGACGGCAACCGGAAGAAGGCCACCGGCGCCTCTGCCAATGTCGCCCGCCTTGGTGAGGACGGCACCTGGCGCTACGCCATCCTCAACCCCCTCGGTACCGCCTGA
- a CDS encoding FAD-dependent oxidoreductase has protein sequence MSRRVLVVGAGPVGLGLAHGLHVRGAEVAVVERAPELTEVGWAISLTDRHHKALDQLGLPPGLWQRDLMVREYIFDAHTSVPVDTMPSYPGMLLERSVLQTRLLDPVRDLVRTGTTPAAVEDDGITVGVRFDDGTTGEYDAVIGADGVRSWIRLNVLGGPAPFDIGCTVMRFRLPNKIGVTFAARTTPVQGSRLAYFLIDGGKTLHCMVFINDPARRHRDTRLSALAERFAGLQGPLGYVVEAMRSDPDHLAVDIEQVTTTVWARGRVAIAGDAAHAMSPALGQGGGAGLEDAAVLSDLLTAPGLPVEQALSGYERLRRPAAQELQYRSFNAARDLVPPPLKALM, from the coding sequence ATGAGCCGCCGAGTCCTTGTCGTCGGCGCCGGGCCTGTAGGACTCGGCCTCGCCCACGGTCTGCACGTCCGGGGCGCTGAGGTGGCGGTGGTGGAACGGGCCCCAGAGCTGACCGAGGTCGGATGGGCGATCTCGCTGACCGACCGGCATCACAAGGCGCTGGATCAGCTGGGCTTACCGCCTGGCCTGTGGCAGCGGGACCTGATGGTGCGCGAGTACATCTTCGACGCGCACACCTCGGTTCCCGTGGACACCATGCCGAGTTACCCCGGAATGCTGCTGGAGCGGTCTGTCTTACAGACGCGGCTCCTCGATCCGGTCCGTGACCTGGTTCGCACCGGCACCACTCCAGCCGCGGTCGAGGACGACGGCATCACCGTCGGCGTCCGCTTCGACGATGGCACCACCGGCGAGTACGACGCCGTCATCGGAGCTGACGGCGTCCGCTCCTGGATCCGCCTCAACGTCCTCGGCGGTCCTGCACCGTTCGATATCGGCTGCACCGTGATGCGTTTCCGCCTCCCGAACAAGATCGGCGTGACCTTCGCCGCCCGCACCACACCGGTCCAGGGCTCGCGACTGGCGTACTTCCTGATCGACGGGGGCAAGACCCTGCACTGCATGGTGTTCATCAACGACCCGGCCCGGCGGCACCGTGACACCCGGCTGAGCGCGCTGGCTGAACGATTCGCTGGCCTGCAAGGCCCCCTCGGCTACGTGGTCGAGGCCATGCGGTCTGACCCCGACCACCTCGCCGTCGACATCGAGCAGGTCACCACCACCGTCTGGGCCCGTGGCCGGGTCGCGATCGCCGGCGACGCCGCCCACGCCATGAGCCCGGCTCTCGGTCAAGGGGGCGGTGCGGGACTCGAGGATGCGGCAGTCCTCTCGGATCTGCTCACGGCCCCCGGGCTCCCGGTCGAACAGGCCCTCTCCGGCTACGAACGACTCCGCCGTCCAGCCGCGCAGGAACTGCAGTACCGCTCCTTCAACGCGGCTCGCGATCTCGTACCGCCTCCGCTGAAAGCCCTGATGTAA